Proteins from a genomic interval of Nostoc sp. TCL240-02:
- a CDS encoding ribonuclease HII, with amino-acid sequence MVETSPTPLEQSNWLEFSTLSGIPGLVAGVDEVGRGALFGPVVAAAVILPDHALPILMAAKIKDSKKLSSSRRTQLAQQICGLAIDWKIGFASTAEIDKINILQATLLAMKRAVLKLKVQPAICLVDGNQSIKDLLLPQQTIVKGDERSLAIASASIVAKVWRDDLIMRLALKYPMYNLERNKGYGSQLHLLALQQYGPSPLHRQSFRPCQIKLPNAE; translated from the coding sequence ATGGTAGAAACATCACCAACGCCCTTGGAACAATCCAATTGGCTGGAGTTTTCTACCTTGTCAGGGATTCCAGGATTGGTTGCAGGTGTGGATGAAGTAGGGCGAGGCGCTCTATTTGGCCCGGTGGTAGCGGCAGCAGTGATCCTACCAGATCATGCTTTGCCAATACTGATGGCAGCTAAAATTAAAGACAGTAAAAAGTTGTCTAGTTCTCGGAGAACTCAGCTAGCACAGCAAATTTGTGGGCTAGCTATAGACTGGAAAATTGGGTTTGCTTCTACTGCCGAAATTGACAAGATAAATATTTTGCAAGCGACACTATTAGCAATGAAGCGGGCTGTACTGAAGTTAAAAGTACAGCCTGCAATCTGCTTGGTTGATGGCAATCAGTCAATCAAAGACTTGCTATTGCCACAACAAACAATAGTTAAGGGGGACGAGCGATCGCTCGCTATTGCCTCTGCTAGTATTGTTGCCAAGGTTTGGCGTGACGATTTGATAATGCGTTTAGCATTGAAATACCCTATGTACAACCTAGAGCGTAACAAGGGTTATGGTAGCCAACTGCATTTGCTGGCTCTGCAACAATACGGGCCATCACCCCTACATCGTCAGTCTTTTCGTCCTTGCCAAATCAAATTACCGAACGCTGAGTGA
- a CDS encoding DUF1997 domain-containing protein — MATRFTASQSVEIAVPEQPIHIQHYLRQPQRLVKALADNTRTQQLSEEVFRLKMRPLTFMSLSIQPTVDMRVWAESNGIIYLRSLGCEILGFEYINQRFALNLKGHLSPKEFSTGTRLRGRADLEVLVDLPPPFSFTPKPILEATGNGLLKSVLLSVRQRLLNQLLTDYRYWVISQTKDRGLNDDSIELPILNAE; from the coding sequence ATGGCTACCCGGTTTACTGCCTCCCAATCGGTTGAAATCGCTGTTCCAGAGCAGCCTATTCACATTCAGCACTACTTGCGTCAGCCTCAACGTCTGGTTAAGGCTTTAGCTGACAACACCCGAACTCAGCAGCTTTCTGAGGAAGTATTTCGCTTAAAAATGCGTCCGCTCACTTTTATGTCATTAAGCATTCAACCGACTGTAGACATGAGAGTTTGGGCAGAATCAAATGGAATAATTTATTTGCGATCGCTAGGCTGTGAAATATTGGGTTTCGAATATATTAACCAGCGCTTTGCCCTTAATTTAAAAGGGCATTTGTCTCCCAAAGAGTTTAGCACTGGCACTCGTCTGCGAGGAAGGGCTGATTTAGAAGTACTGGTGGATTTACCACCGCCATTTTCCTTTACTCCTAAGCCAATTTTAGAAGCTACTGGTAATGGTTTGCTCAAAAGCGTACTGTTGTCGGTTAGGCAAAGGTTATTAAATCAACTGTTGACTGATTATCGCTACTGGGTGATATCACAAACTAAAGATAGAGGACTTAACGATGACAGTATTGAATTGCCAATCCTGAATGCTGAGTAA
- the pheA gene encoding prephenate dehydratase — translation MTLLIAHLGPPGTYTEQAAVLYLNWLTKSTGVEATLSPYPTIPQSLRAVADGKAQLAVVPVENSIEGSVTTTLDTLWQLDSLQIKLALVLPIVHTLISCASSLDKIKTVYSHPQALAQCQGWLERFLPTVQIIISNSTTEALQRLEQETTTAAIASSRAAQLYNLPILATGINDYPENCTRFWVVSQGETDAGYQASTTPTSHTSLAFSMPANTPGALVKPLQIFAQLGINLSRIESRPTKRSLGEYLFFMDLEADVKKAQMQSALAELTIHTEILKILGAYNVLPISAFT, via the coding sequence ATGACTCTATTGATCGCACATTTAGGGCCTCCCGGCACTTACACAGAACAAGCAGCTGTTCTTTATCTCAACTGGTTGACTAAAAGTACGGGAGTTGAAGCTACATTATCTCCCTATCCCACCATCCCGCAATCACTGCGCGCTGTTGCTGATGGTAAAGCTCAACTAGCTGTTGTGCCAGTAGAAAATTCTATTGAAGGGAGTGTTACCACAACACTGGATACACTGTGGCAGTTAGACAGTTTGCAAATTAAGTTAGCTTTAGTATTACCGATTGTTCATACCTTAATTTCTTGTGCGTCTAGTTTAGATAAGATTAAAACGGTTTACTCTCACCCGCAGGCTTTGGCACAATGTCAGGGATGGTTAGAGCGGTTTCTGCCGACTGTACAGATTATTATCAGCAATTCTACAACCGAAGCACTACAGCGATTAGAGCAAGAGACAACAACAGCTGCGATCGCTTCTAGTAGAGCCGCTCAACTCTACAACCTGCCTATACTTGCCACTGGTATTAACGACTATCCAGAAAACTGTACTCGTTTTTGGGTAGTAAGTCAGGGTGAGACGGACGCTGGATATCAAGCATCAACAACACCTACTAGTCACACATCGCTAGCTTTTAGTATGCCTGCCAACACACCCGGAGCATTAGTCAAACCTTTGCAAATATTTGCTCAACTAGGAATTAACCTCAGCCGGATTGAATCTCGTCCGACAAAGCGATCGTTAGGCGAATATTTGTTTTTCATGGATTTAGAAGCAGATGTCAAGAAAGCACAAATGCAATCTGCTTTAGCAGAATTAACTATCCACACAGAGATTTTAAAAATTCTTGGCGCTTACAATGTTTTGCCAATCAGCGCTTTTACTTGA
- a CDS encoding LON peptidase substrate-binding domain-containing protein, producing MTSSSKIAVRELPLFPLPEVVLFPTRPLPLHIFEFRYRIMMNTILESDRRFGVLMFDPVKGTISNTGCCAEIVHHQRLPDDRIKMLTLGQQRFRVLEYVREKPYRVGLVEWIEDQPPTKDLHPLSTEVEQLLRDVVRLSGKLTEQNIELPEDLPDLPTELSYWVASNLYGVAAEQQLLLEMQDTATRLEREAEILTSTRNHLAARAVLKDTFNEK from the coding sequence ATGACATCATCTTCTAAAATTGCAGTTCGTGAACTACCTCTGTTCCCGTTACCTGAAGTAGTTCTATTTCCTACTAGACCATTACCTTTACATATCTTTGAATTTCGCTACCGAATCATGATGAACACGATTTTGGAGAGCGATCGCAGGTTCGGTGTTTTGATGTTCGATCCAGTCAAAGGTACAATTTCAAACACTGGTTGCTGTGCAGAAATCGTTCATCACCAACGCCTGCCAGATGATCGAATCAAGATGTTGACACTAGGGCAACAAAGATTTCGTGTATTAGAGTATGTTCGTGAAAAGCCATATCGCGTTGGCTTAGTTGAGTGGATTGAAGACCAACCACCAACTAAAGATTTGCATCCTTTGTCAACTGAAGTAGAACAACTACTGCGAGATGTTGTGCGTCTATCAGGTAAATTAACCGAACAAAATATCGAACTGCCAGAAGATTTGCCCGATCTACCAACAGAACTATCTTATTGGGTAGCAAGTAATCTTTACGGTGTTGCCGCAGAGCAGCAGTTATTGCTAGAAATGCAAGATACTGCAACTCGTCTAGAGCGGGAAGCAGAAATTTTAACTTCTACTCGTAATCATTTGGCAGCTCGCGCTGTTCTTAAAGACACGTTTAATGAAAAGTGA
- the rpsJ gene encoding 30S ribosomal protein S10 — protein sequence MATLQQQKIRIRLQAFDRRLLDTSCEKIVDTANRTNATAIGPIPLPTKRRIYCVLRSPHVDKDSREHFETRTHRRIIDIYQPSSKTIDALMKLDLPSGVDIEVKL from the coding sequence ATGGCAACTCTACAGCAGCAGAAAATTAGAATTCGCTTACAGGCTTTTGACCGACGCTTATTAGATACATCTTGCGAGAAGATTGTAGACACAGCTAACCGCACCAACGCTACAGCCATAGGCCCAATTCCTTTACCTACAAAACGCCGGATCTATTGTGTGCTGCGATCGCCTCACGTAGATAAAGATTCACGGGAACACTTTGAAACCCGTACCCATCGCCGGATTATTGACATTTACCAGCCTTCTTCTAAGACTATAGATGCCCTGATGAAATTGGATCTACCATCGGGTGTAGATATTGAAGTCAAACTTTAA
- the tuf gene encoding elongation factor Tu codes for MARAKFERNKPHLNIGTIGHVDHGKTTLTAAITMTLAALGQATAKGYDQIDNAPEEKARGITINTAHVEYETENRHYAHVDCPGHADYVKNMITGAAQMDGGILVVAATDGPMPQTREHILLAKQVGVPSLVVFLNKEDLMDDPELLELVELELRELLSSYDFPGDDIPIIKGSGLQALEAMTKNPKTKKGENPWVDKIYELMDAVDSFIPTPERDVDKPFLMAVEDVFTITGRGTVATGRIERGKVKVGDTVELIGLKDTRTTAVTGIEMFKKSLEEGLAGDNAGVLLRGLKKEDIERGMVIAKPGSITPHTQFEGEVYVLTEKEGGRKTPFFAGYRPQFYVRTTDVTGTIKAYTSDEGKEVEMVMPGDRIKMTVELINAIAIEQGMRFAIREGGRTIGAGVVSKIIK; via the coding sequence ATGGCACGCGCAAAGTTTGAAAGAAATAAACCCCACCTCAATATCGGTACTATTGGCCACGTTGACCACGGTAAAACCACGTTAACAGCAGCTATCACTATGACCTTGGCGGCTCTTGGTCAAGCTACAGCCAAAGGCTACGACCAAATCGATAACGCGCCAGAAGAAAAAGCACGGGGTATTACCATCAATACCGCTCACGTTGAGTATGAAACCGAAAATCGGCACTATGCTCACGTAGACTGTCCAGGCCACGCTGACTATGTGAAAAACATGATCACTGGTGCTGCTCAGATGGATGGAGGTATCCTCGTAGTAGCTGCTACTGATGGCCCTATGCCCCAAACCCGCGAACACATTCTGTTAGCAAAACAGGTGGGCGTTCCCAGTCTGGTTGTATTCTTGAACAAAGAAGACTTGATGGATGACCCAGAACTCTTGGAACTAGTAGAACTAGAACTCAGAGAACTGTTAAGCAGCTATGACTTCCCTGGCGATGATATCCCCATTATCAAAGGCTCTGGTCTGCAAGCTCTCGAAGCAATGACCAAGAATCCTAAGACCAAGAAAGGTGAAAATCCTTGGGTAGATAAAATCTACGAATTGATGGATGCTGTGGATTCCTTTATCCCCACTCCTGAGCGGGATGTTGATAAGCCCTTCTTGATGGCAGTAGAAGACGTATTCACCATCACAGGTCGTGGTACTGTGGCTACTGGACGGATTGAACGCGGGAAAGTCAAGGTTGGCGATACTGTCGAGCTAATTGGTCTCAAAGACACTCGTACTACTGCCGTCACCGGGATTGAGATGTTCAAGAAGAGCCTTGAAGAAGGTTTGGCTGGAGATAACGCGGGTGTACTACTGCGTGGTCTCAAGAAAGAAGATATCGAGCGCGGTATGGTTATAGCCAAACCAGGTTCAATTACACCTCACACTCAATTTGAAGGTGAAGTGTACGTCCTAACAGAAAAAGAAGGTGGTCGTAAGACTCCATTTTTCGCTGGCTACCGTCCCCAGTTCTATGTACGGACAACCGATGTAACTGGTACTATCAAAGCCTACACCTCCGATGAAGGCAAAGAAGTAGAAATGGTGATGCCAGGCGATCGCATCAAGATGACAGTAGAATTGATCAACGCGATCGCTATTGAACAAGGAATGCGCTTCGCTATCCGCGAAGGTGGACGTACCATCGGTGCTGGTGTCGTCTCCAAAATTATCAAATAG
- the fusA gene encoding elongation factor G → MARTIPLEKVRNIGIAAHIDAGKTTTTERILFYSGIIHKIGEVHEGTAVTDWMEQERERGITITAAAISTSWKDHQINIIDTPGHVDFTIEVERSMRVLDGVIAVFCSVGGVQPQSETVWRQAERYKVPRIAFINKMDRTGANFYKVHEQIRDRLRANAIAIQLPIGSENDFQGIVDLVRQRAYIYANDQGTDIQETDIPEGLQAQAEEFRTKLIEAAAETDDALMAKYFDGEELTEQEIRTALRKGTIAGTIVPVLCGSAFKNKGVQLMLDAVVDYLPAPSEVPPIQGLLPNGDTVERRADDNEPLAALAFKIMADPYGRLTFVRVYSGVLKKGSYVLNASKNKKERISRLVLMKADDRQDVDELRAGDLGAALGLKDTLTGDTLCDDGSPVILESLFIPEPVISVAVEPKTKNDMDKLSKALQSLSEEDPTFRVRVDPETNQTVIAGMGELHLEILVDRMLREFKVEANVGAPQVAYRETIRKAVNKVEGKFIRQSGGKGQYGHVVINLEPGEPGTGFEFVSKIAGGTVPKEYVGPAEQGMKESCESGVLAGYPLIDVKATLIDGSYHDVDSSEMAFKIAGSMAMKEAVLKASPVILEPMMKVEVEVPEDYMGNVIGDLNTRRGQIESQSTEKGLAKVTSKVPLASMFGYATDIRSKTQGRGTFTMEFSHYEEVPRSVAETIIAKSKGNA, encoded by the coding sequence GTGGCACGCACGATCCCGCTAGAGAAAGTACGCAACATTGGTATTGCGGCGCATATAGATGCGGGCAAAACAACAACAACAGAGAGAATATTATTTTACTCTGGGATAATTCATAAAATTGGCGAAGTTCATGAAGGAACTGCCGTCACAGACTGGATGGAGCAAGAGCGGGAGCGGGGAATTACCATTACTGCGGCTGCTATCAGTACCAGTTGGAAAGATCATCAAATTAACATTATCGATACTCCGGGTCACGTAGACTTCACAATTGAAGTTGAGCGTTCCATGCGCGTGTTGGATGGCGTAATCGCAGTATTTTGTTCTGTGGGCGGCGTGCAACCGCAGTCTGAGACAGTGTGGCGGCAAGCAGAACGCTACAAAGTTCCTCGGATAGCTTTTATCAACAAGATGGATCGCACCGGAGCGAACTTTTATAAAGTTCACGAGCAAATTCGCGATCGCCTGCGGGCGAATGCGATCGCCATTCAACTACCAATTGGTAGTGAAAACGACTTCCAAGGGATCGTTGACCTAGTACGGCAACGTGCGTATATTTACGCTAACGACCAAGGAACCGATATCCAGGAAACCGATATCCCGGAAGGATTGCAAGCGCAGGCAGAGGAATTCCGCACCAAGCTCATAGAAGCCGCAGCAGAAACCGATGATGCTTTAATGGCCAAGTACTTCGATGGCGAAGAACTTACAGAACAGGAAATTCGGACAGCCCTGCGTAAAGGCACAATTGCGGGGACAATTGTACCAGTACTTTGTGGTTCAGCATTCAAAAACAAAGGTGTGCAGTTGATGCTGGATGCTGTTGTCGATTACCTGCCAGCGCCAAGTGAAGTACCGCCAATTCAAGGCTTACTGCCCAATGGCGATACTGTTGAGCGGCGGGCTGATGACAACGAACCCCTAGCGGCTCTGGCATTCAAGATTATGGCTGACCCTTATGGTCGCCTGACATTTGTTCGCGTTTATTCTGGTGTTCTGAAAAAGGGCAGCTACGTTCTCAACGCTAGTAAGAATAAAAAAGAACGGATTTCCCGCTTAGTTCTCATGAAAGCAGACGATCGGCAAGATGTCGATGAACTGCGAGCAGGTGATTTGGGAGCAGCGCTGGGTTTGAAAGACACCTTGACAGGTGACACACTCTGTGATGATGGATCGCCAGTAATTCTGGAATCTCTATTCATTCCTGAGCCTGTAATCTCGGTGGCGGTTGAACCCAAAACCAAGAACGATATGGATAAACTATCCAAGGCTCTGCAATCTCTCTCAGAAGAAGACCCCACCTTCCGTGTTCGCGTCGATCCCGAAACAAACCAAACCGTAATCGCGGGGATGGGAGAGCTACACCTAGAAATTCTAGTAGACCGGATGTTACGAGAATTCAAGGTGGAAGCGAATGTAGGTGCGCCACAAGTAGCTTACCGAGAAACAATTCGGAAAGCTGTGAACAAAGTTGAGGGCAAATTCATCCGCCAAAGTGGTGGTAAAGGTCAATACGGTCACGTTGTGATCAATTTGGAGCCTGGAGAACCTGGTACTGGCTTTGAATTCGTTTCCAAAATCGCTGGCGGTACAGTACCTAAAGAGTACGTTGGCCCCGCAGAACAAGGGATGAAAGAAAGCTGCGAATCCGGTGTTCTAGCTGGATATCCCTTGATTGATGTTAAAGCGACGTTAATTGATGGGTCATATCACGATGTAGACTCTTCAGAAATGGCTTTCAAAATCGCTGGTTCAATGGCGATGAAAGAAGCTGTACTGAAAGCTTCACCCGTCATCTTAGAACCTATGATGAAAGTTGAAGTTGAAGTTCCTGAAGACTATATGGGTAACGTCATTGGCGACCTCAACACCCGCCGAGGGCAGATTGAAAGCCAAAGCACCGAAAAGGGACTTGCTAAGGTAACATCTAAAGTTCCACTGGCAAGTATGTTTGGCTACGCCACTGATATCCGGTCAAAAACCCAAGGTCGGGGTACCTTCACGATGGAGTTCAGCCACTACGAAGAGGTGCCTCGCAGCGTAGCTGAAACTATCATTGCAAAAAGCAAAGGGAACGCTTAG
- the rpsG gene encoding 30S ribosomal protein S7, giving the protein MSRRGVIQRRPVPSDSVYNSRLVSMIIRRIMRHGKKSLAARIVYEALKTIEERTGNGALETFERAVRNATPLVEVKARRVGGATYQVPMEVRTERGTTLALRWLVQYSRSRPGRTMASKLANELMDAANETGNAIRKREETHRMAEANKAFAHYRY; this is encoded by the coding sequence ATGTCTCGTCGTGGTGTTATTCAAAGGCGCCCAGTTCCGTCTGACTCCGTATATAACAGTCGCCTTGTGAGCATGATTATCAGGCGGATCATGCGTCATGGCAAGAAATCACTTGCCGCACGAATTGTTTATGAAGCATTGAAAACTATTGAGGAACGCACTGGTAACGGTGCTTTAGAAACCTTTGAAAGAGCAGTGCGAAATGCCACGCCTCTAGTAGAAGTAAAAGCTCGACGAGTAGGTGGAGCAACCTACCAAGTACCAATGGAAGTGCGTACAGAACGGGGCACTACCCTAGCACTGCGTTGGTTAGTGCAATATTCCCGCTCTAGACCAGGGCGGACAATGGCAAGTAAATTGGCAAATGAGTTAATGGATGCTGCCAACGAAACTGGCAATGCGATTCGGAAACGCGAAGAAACGCACCGGATGGCAGAAGCTAACAAAGCATTTGCCCACTATCGTTATTAA
- the rpsL gene encoding 30S ribosomal protein S12: MPTIQQLIRTEREQARQKTKSPALKQCPQRRGVCTRVYTTTPKKPNSALRKVARVRLTSGFEVTAYIPGIGHNLQEHSVVMIRGGRVKDLPGVRYHIIRGTLDTAGVKDRKQGRSKYGTKRPKEAKK; the protein is encoded by the coding sequence ATGCCAACAATACAGCAGCTAATACGTACCGAGCGCGAACAAGCGCGTCAGAAAACCAAGTCTCCGGCTCTGAAACAATGCCCTCAACGTCGGGGAGTTTGTACCAGAGTATACACGACCACACCAAAGAAGCCTAACTCAGCTTTACGGAAAGTAGCAAGAGTTAGACTTACATCTGGATTTGAAGTCACAGCTTACATTCCAGGAATTGGTCACAACTTACAAGAACACTCAGTTGTGATGATTCGTGGCGGTCGGGTTAAGGATCTACCAGGCGTGAGATACCACATTATCCGTGGCACCCTAGATACAGCCGGAGTCAAAGACCGTAAACAAGGGCGTTCCAAGTATGGAACCAAGCGTCCAAAAGAAGCGAAAAAATAG
- a CDS encoding iron-sulfur cluster assembly accessory protein yields the protein MIHLSQAAASEIGRIKSKQQPNVLFRLAVKPGGCSGFFYDMSFDEAIKVGDQVFDLDEIQVVIDPTSLNYLNGLRVDYSEDLMGGGFRFHNPQAIASCGCGNSFSTTNH from the coding sequence ATGATTCATTTGAGTCAAGCAGCCGCAAGTGAAATTGGGCGGATAAAGTCCAAGCAGCAACCAAATGTTTTATTTCGATTGGCAGTAAAACCAGGTGGTTGTTCTGGATTCTTTTATGATATGTCCTTCGATGAAGCAATAAAAGTTGGCGACCAGGTTTTCGACTTGGATGAGATTCAAGTAGTCATAGATCCTACAAGCTTAAATTACCTCAACGGTTTGAGGGTAGATTATTCAGAAGACTTAATGGGTGGTGGTTTTCGCTTTCACAACCCCCAGGCGATCGCAAGCTGTGGCTGTGGCAATTCCTTTTCCACAACCAATCATTAA
- a CDS encoding cupin domain-containing protein, with product MARYQETTQTDTLHLPSNITSRGVAATELRPWGAFTVLEEGRGYKIKRIEVKPGHRLSLQMHHHRSEHWIVVSGTARVTCGEKEVLLSNNESTYVPQCTSHRLENPGVITLVLIEVQNGEYLGEDDIIRYQDDYARTKD from the coding sequence ATGGCTCGATATCAAGAAACTACACAGACTGACACTCTACACTTACCTTCAAATATCACTTCCAGAGGCGTTGCTGCAACTGAGTTACGTCCTTGGGGTGCTTTTACAGTCTTAGAAGAAGGGCGCGGATACAAAATCAAGCGCATCGAAGTTAAGCCCGGACACCGCCTCAGTTTACAGATGCACCACCACCGCAGCGAACACTGGATTGTCGTCTCAGGTACAGCTAGGGTAACTTGTGGCGAGAAAGAAGTATTACTGAGCAATAATGAGTCAACTTATGTACCTCAATGTACATCTCATCGTTTAGAAAATCCTGGCGTGATTACCTTAGTGTTAATTGAAGTGCAAAATGGCGAATACTTGGGAGAGGATGACATTATCCGCTATCAAGATGACTATGCCCGAACTAAGGACTAA